One Primulina huaijiensis isolate GDHJ02 chromosome 8, ASM1229523v2, whole genome shotgun sequence genomic region harbors:
- the LOC140983147 gene encoding protein yippee-like: MGRIFAVTLEGKIYSCKHCGTHLALSEDIVSKSFQCKHGKAYLFSKAVNVTLGEKVERMMMTGGHVVVDIFCVCCGSIVGWKYEMAYEKNQKYKEGKSVLERFKISGPDGSNYCVSHEAYTGGSDTDDI; the protein is encoded by the exons ATGGGTAGGATATTTGCGGTGACTCTTGAAGGGAAGATCTACAGTTGCAAGCACTGTGGGACTCACCTGGCTCTGAGTGAAGACATCGTCTCAAAG TCTTTCCAATGCAAGCATGGGAAGGCTTATCTCTTCAGTAAGGC TGTGAACGTTACGCTTGGGGAGAAAGTAGAGCGGATGATGATGACCGGAGGGCATGTGGTTGTTGACATCTTCTGTGTTTGCTGTGGGTCAATCGTTGGATGGAAATAC GAAATGGCTTATGAGAAGAACCAAAAGTACAAGGAAGGCAAATCAGTTCTTGAGCG TTTCAAGATTTCGGGGCCGGATGGAAGTAATTATTGTGTTAGCCATGAAGCCTACACCGGAGGAAGCGACACTGACGATATTTGA
- the LOC140982835 gene encoding thioredoxin-like protein HCF164, chloroplastic: MARVASTSTATFLPRLHPHSFHMQHQSPAPVNFSFHLQNRNNRFPRLLCQTNPDAAESATSEEKQVVEPGSEIDSKTADTAVSEKAPAPAPAPAPAPAPAPPTSPGFPQYPDKKFNRVIAAVSTFAAVGLFLSARLDFGVSLKDLTAAALPYEEALSNGKPTVVEFYADWCEVCRELAPEVYKVEQQYKDRVNFVMLNVDNTKWEQELDEFGVEGIPHFAFLDRDGNEEGNVVGRLPRKYLFENVDALARGEATVPHARVVGQYSSTEARKVRQVGDPRSHG, encoded by the exons ATGGCTCGTGTTGCTTCAACTTCGACGGCAACTTTCCTTCCCAGACTCCATCCCCATTCTTTTCATATGCAGCATCAATCGCCTGCTCCTGTTAATTTCTCATTCCATTTGCAGAATAGAAATAACCGATTTCCCAGGCTTTTATGTCAAACCAATCCCGATGCAGCTGAATCTGCTACCTCAGAG GAAAAGCAGGTAGTAGAGCCTGGATCTGAAATCGACTCAAAAACAGCTGATACTGCTGTTTCGGAGAAAGCTCCAGCTCCAGCTCCAGCTCCAGCTCCAGCTCCAGCTCCAGCTCCACCAACTAGTCCAGGATTTCCCCAGTATCcagacaaaaaatttaatagggTGATTGCTGCAGTTTCAACTTTTGCAGCAGTTGGGCTTTTCCTATCGGCACGGCTCGACTTTGGGGTATCTTTGAAAGACCTCACCGCTGCAGCTTTGCCGTATGAAGAG GCTCTATCAAATGGCAAACCTACTGTTGTGGAGTTCTATGCAGATTGGTGTGAAGTGTGTAGAGAATTAGCTCCAGAAGTGTACAAAGTGGAACAACAGTACAA GGACCGAGTTAATTTTGTCATGCTGAATGTTGATAACACAAAGTGGGAACAAGAGCTTGACGAATTTGGTGTTGAGGGTATTCCCCATTTTGCATTCCTGGATAGAGATGGCAACGAAGAGGGTAATGTCGTAGGCCGTCTACCGAGAAAATACCTTTTCGAGAATGTTGATGCACTTGCTCGAGGTGAAGCAACGGTACCTCATGCTCGTGTTGTGGGACAATATTCGAGTACTGAAGCCAGAAAAGTTCGTCAAGTTGGCGATCCTAGAAGTCATGGTTAG
- the LOC140982834 gene encoding pentatricopeptide repeat-containing protein At5g13270, chloroplastic has product MRILQLLNPPLPQSSLPYTDKISNIRTANYTQIPSWVSLKSNNFSSRTPQTQEGKLENVHLISLSEQGKLKEAHEFLLEMQRCDVPVAAQSYKHLLQACANLRSLHFGKSIHDGLGENPPASVLNYVLQMYCDCGSFQDARTLFDEMDERTLGSWLTLLSAYVNEGLLTNALELYLKMQESDTEANPTVYISLLKSFSNFSYLELGKQIHCQVIKAGMTKKVAMDTAICNMYAKCGCLEDAELGFKLMQEKNTVTWTTMMVGCTQADRQDDALIYLKRMVVQDVHLDEFVFSIALKACIVLNNRKMGKQIHTSIVKLGLENEVSAGTPLVDFYVKCGDIESATQAFEQVRKPNDVSWSAILRGYSQIGEVDKCVKVLNSLRNKGAILNEFIYTSIFQVCSALADLNLGAQAHGDAIKRGLVSNLYGETALITMYAKCGRMDDGHQVFETMDEPDTVAWTALIAGCAYHGDALEALSLFGRMQASGVKANAVTFVAVFSACSHAGLVGEAKQYLESMSGEHGVEPTISHYDCMIDIYSRAGLLNEALELIYTMPFEPDVMSWKSFLGGCSIHKNFELGKVAAEKLLQLDPNDTAAYVLMFNLHALCGRWDEAARVRKLMAERDLRKEVGCSWITVKGKVHRFIVGDQHHPRTKEIYSKLEELKFADSSQENAVLSEDDLSNILAERKEQLLIHSERLAIAFGLISFPTNAPITVFKNLRACKDCHDFAKHVSFVTGRTIVVRDSNRFHHFKSGGCSCGDYW; this is encoded by the coding sequence ATGAGGATTCTCCAGTTACTCAACCCGCCGTTGCCGCAATCATCACTTCCTTACACGGACAAGATATCAAACATTCGGACTGCGAATTACACCCAAATTCCCTCTTGGGTTTCTCTCAAATCCAACAATTTTTCATCCAGAACCCCCCAAACTCAGGAGGGAAAACTCGAAAACGTCCATTTGATTTCGCTTTCCGAGCAAGGAAAACTGAAAGAAGCCCATGAATTCCTTCTTGAAATGCAGCGTTGTGATGTTCCTGTTGCCGCTCAATCATACAAACACTTGCTTCAAGCATGTGCAAATTTAAGGTCCTTGCACTTTGGAAAGTCAATTCACGATGGATTAGGGGAAAACCCACCCGCGTCTGTCTTAAATTATGTGCTTCAGATGTATTGTGATTGCGGGAGTTTTCAGGATGCTCGTACTTTGTTTGATGAAATGGATGAAAGAACTTTGGGTTCGTGGCTCACACTTCTATCTGCTTATGTAAATGAAGGTCTGTTGACGAACGCTTTagaattatatttgaaaatgcAAGAATCAGATACTGAAGCTAACCCTACCGTTTATATTAGTCTTTTGAAatcgttttccaatttttcatatttggaGCTGGGTAAACAGATTCACTGTCAGGTGATTAAGGCTGGGATGACTAAAAAAGTGGCTATGGACACTGCGATATGTAACATGTATGCGAAATGTGGGTGTCTTGAGGACGCTGAGTTAGGTTTCAAGCTGATGCAGGAAAAGAATACCGTGACATGGACAACAATGATGGTGGGTTGTACTCAAGCTGATAGGCAAGATGATGCCTTGATATACCTCAAGAGGATGGTGGTTCAAGATGTtcatctggatgagtttgtatTTTCGATTGCTCTAAAGGCATGCATCGTGCTCAACAATCGTAAAATGGGGAAGCAAATTCACACTTCGATTGTTAAACTTGGGTTGGAAAATGAGGTCTCGGCAGGCACGCCTCTTGTGGATTTTTACGTCAAATGCGGAGATATTGAATCCGCTACTCAGGCATTTGAGCAGGTAAGGAAACCAAATGATGTTTCTTGGAGTGCTATATTGCGTGGTTATTCCCAAATCGGTGAAGTTGACAAGTGTGTTAAGGTGCTTAATTCTTTAAGAAATAAAGGTGCtattttgaatgaatttatatACACGAGCATCTTTCAAGTGTGCTCTGCATTAGCAGACTTGAATTTAGGTGCTCAAGCTCATGGAGATGCCATAAAAAGAGGTTTGGTTTCAAATCTTTATGGAGAGACTGCCTTGATTACTATGTATGCCAAATGCGGAAGAATGGATGATGGCCATCAAGTGTTTGAAACGATGGATGAACCCGACACTGTAGCTTGGACTGCTTTGATTGCTGGTTGTGCCTACCATGGTGATGCTCTTGAAGCCTTATCTCTCTTTGGAAGGATGCAGGCTTCTGGTGTGAAGGCGAATGCTGTTACATTCGTGGCAGTTTTCAGTGCTTGTAGCCATGCTGGTTTGGTTGGAGAGGCCAAACAGTATCTAGAGTCAATGAGTGGTGAGCACGGTGTGGAGCCAACAATTAGTCATTACGATTGTATGATTGATATTTATTCTCGAGCTGGTTTACTAaatgaagcacttgaattgatATACACAATGCCTTTTGAACCTGATGTAATGAGCTGGAAAAGTTTCTTAGGAGGGTGCTCCATTCACAAAAATTTTGAGCTGGGAAAAGTTGCGGCTGAGAAGCTTCTTCAACTGGATCCAAACGACACTGCAGCTTATGTTCTCATGTTCAACTTGCATGCTTTGTGTGGTAGGTGGGATGAGGCTGCAAGAGTAAGAAAGCTGATGGCTGAAAGAGACTTACGAAAGGAAGTTGGCTGTAGCTGGATTACTGTTAAGGGTAAGGTACACCGATTTATAGTGGGTGATCAGCACCATCCTCGAACTAAAGAGATTTACTCAAAACTTGAGGAATTGAAATTTGCTGATTCTAGCCAAGAAAATGCAGTTTTAAGTGAAGATGATTTGTCAAATATTTTGGCGGAGCGTAAAGAACAGCTTCTAATCCACAGCGAGAGGCTTGCAATTGCATTTGGCCTCATCTCATTTCCAACTAACGCTCCCATCACGGTTTTCAAGAATCTCAGGGCTTGCAAAGATTGCCATGATTTTGCAAAACATGTATCTTTTGTTACAGGACGAACAATTGTTGTTAGAGACTCTAACAGATTCCATCACTTCAAATCCGGAGGATGCTCCTGTGGTGATTACTGGTGA
- the LOC140982235 gene encoding uncharacterized protein isoform X1 — protein MRRGRPRNPRLTRMDAAVDAMAPLGFTEKQVKKAVKGLIKVYDGNDAWPVIEEASYTLLLEVMLNDVAINQEQGTEVANKSKDNCLEEGTSGIASNRVLPDIQQHEKREEDAPNPSDIVAADPEPPVEIGASSGIIINEGGSEVLTTGTMENVSCKTARDSETGLQLKVKSSSSIPSPPATDTHPPRRYWPCYGWIDSDDDDEPNDFINLDPA, from the exons ATGAGAAGAGGAAGACCCAGAaat CCTCGTCTAACACGAATGGACGCGGCGGTGGACGCCATGGCTCCGTTAGGTTTCACAGAGAAGCAGGTTAAAAAAGCAGTGAAAGGACTTATCAAG GTTTACGATGGAAATGATGCATGGCCAGTCATTGAAGAAGCTTCATATACCTTGCTTCTTGAAGTGATGCTTAACGATGTAGCAATTAATCAAGAGCAAGGTACAGAAGTTGCAAACAAATCCAAG GACAATTGTTTGGAGGAAGGAACATCAGGCATAGCTTCAAATAGAGTACTTCCAGATATTCAACAACATGAAAAACGTGAAGAAGATGCCCCAAATCCCTCTGATATTGTAGCTGCAGATCCCGAACCCCCTGTGGAAATCGGTGCTTCATCAGGGATCATCATTAATG AAGGTGGTTCTGAAGTTCTAACAACTGGAACAATGGAAAACGTTTCGTGCAAAACCGCTAGGGATTCTGAGACCGGGTTGCAACTTAAAGTGAAAAGTTCATCATCGATTCCTTCTCCTCCAGCAACCGATACTCATCCACCTAGAAGGTATTGGCCTTGCTATGGATGGATCGACAGCGATGACGATGATGAGCCAAATGATTTCATAAACTTGGATCCGGCCTGA
- the LOC140982235 gene encoding uncharacterized protein isoform X2, with protein sequence MRRGRPRNPRLTRMDAAVDAMAPLGFTEKQVKKAVKGLIKVYDGNDAWPVIEEASYTLLLEVMLNDVAINQEQGTEVANKSKDNCLEEGTSGIASNRVLPDIQQHEKREEDAPNPSDIVAADPEPPVEIGASSGIIINGGSEVLTTGTMENVSCKTARDSETGLQLKVKSSSSIPSPPATDTHPPRRYWPCYGWIDSDDDDEPNDFINLDPA encoded by the exons ATGAGAAGAGGAAGACCCAGAaat CCTCGTCTAACACGAATGGACGCGGCGGTGGACGCCATGGCTCCGTTAGGTTTCACAGAGAAGCAGGTTAAAAAAGCAGTGAAAGGACTTATCAAG GTTTACGATGGAAATGATGCATGGCCAGTCATTGAAGAAGCTTCATATACCTTGCTTCTTGAAGTGATGCTTAACGATGTAGCAATTAATCAAGAGCAAGGTACAGAAGTTGCAAACAAATCCAAG GACAATTGTTTGGAGGAAGGAACATCAGGCATAGCTTCAAATAGAGTACTTCCAGATATTCAACAACATGAAAAACGTGAAGAAGATGCCCCAAATCCCTCTGATATTGTAGCTGCAGATCCCGAACCCCCTGTGGAAATCGGTGCTTCATCAGGGATCATCATTAATG GTGGTTCTGAAGTTCTAACAACTGGAACAATGGAAAACGTTTCGTGCAAAACCGCTAGGGATTCTGAGACCGGGTTGCAACTTAAAGTGAAAAGTTCATCATCGATTCCTTCTCCTCCAGCAACCGATACTCATCCACCTAGAAGGTATTGGCCTTGCTATGGATGGATCGACAGCGATGACGATGATGAGCCAAATGATTTCATAAACTTGGATCCGGCCTGA
- the LOC140981970 gene encoding eukaryotic translation initiation factor 3 subunit F-like: MASSEQIVLQFGPSVAILSARVHPLIIFNISDYYVRRPDQVDRVIGTLLGCVLPDGTVDIRNSYAVPHNESSDQVALDIDYHNNMLASHQKVNPKEVIVGWFSTGFGVSGGSALFHEFYSREVTNPVHLTVDTAFRNGKATIKAFVSTNLSLGDRQLAAQFQEIPLDLCMIEAEQIGFDVLKPANVDKLPNDLEGMEVSMEHLLTLIDEIYKYVDDVVEGRVAPHNEIGRLISDTVASLPKLPPHVFDRLMNNSLQDQLLLVYLSSITRTQLSLAEKLNTAAQSL; encoded by the exons ATGGCGTCTAGCGAACAAATTGTGCTGCAGTTCGGACCATCAGTGGCAATCCTATCGGCTAGAGTACATCCGCTGATTATATTCAACATCAGCGATTACTACGTGAGGCGACCCGACCAAGTTGATAGAGTCATCGGGACGCTTCTCGGTTGCGTTTTACCAGATGGAACCGTTGATATTCGTAACTCCTATGCCGTTCCTCACAATGAGTCTTCTGATCAG GTTGCTCTGGATATTGATTATCATAACAACATGTTGGCATCACACCAGAAGGTGAATCCAAAGGAAGTCATTGTTGGATG GTTTTCAACTGGTTTTGGAGTCTCTGGCGGCAGTGCTTTGTTCCATGAGTTCTACTCTAGAGAAGTTACCAATCCTGTTCATTTGACTGTTGATACTGCATTTAGAAATGGGAAGGCCACAATCAAAGCTTTTGTTTCTACGAATTTATCTCTCGGGGATCGACAACTTGCTGCACAGTTTCAAGAAATTCCACTGGACCTTTGTATGATCGAGGCGGAGCAGATCGGAT TTGATGTGCTTAAACCAGCAAACGTGGATAAGCTTCCCAATGATCTTGAAGGAATGGAAGTATCGATGGAACACTTGCTTACTCTAATAGATGAAATCTACAAATATGTAGATGATGTTGT GGAAGGCCGCGTTGCCCCTCATAATGAAATTGGAAGACTCATATCTGATACCGTGGCATCTCTCCCTAAACTCCCTCCGCATGTCTTTGATAGGCTAATGAATAATAGCCTGCAG GATCAACTTCTCTTAGTTTATTTGTCTAGCATTACAAGAACACAACTCAGCTTAGCCGAAAAACTGAATACTGCTGCTCAGAGCCTGTAA